GCTTCATCAAAAACAGTTTGCCCCGATTGATATACCATTTCTTGCGGCAAATATCCGAGTGTGCAATCATTTTGTTTGGCAATGGAGCCAGATTCTGAAGCTTGCGTGCCGCTCAATATTTTTAGTAAGGTAGATTTTCCTGCACCGTTTTTTCCAACCAAGCCAATACGATCGCGTGAATTCACCAAAAAGGAAACTTCATCAAACAAAAAATTGCCGCCAAATTGAACGGATAACTGATTAACCGAAATCATTTTATTTTAAAAATTTAGGCTGCAAAAGTAATCAAATTGGGCGGTGTTTGAGATAATTCGCCAAATGATGAAACGCAAATTTATATGTAAAAAGCAAAATGCCTTCCCAAAAGAAGTAACCTTCCAGTCTGAAATCATAAAACCAATTCAACCTATCAACCCGATGATTAATCCCAAATATAAGCCTCGTCATACTCCATTTTGTAACGCTTAAAAATTACTCGAAGCTCATTCTGAAAATTCCTTTTCTCGTGGTGTTGACGCTGGTTTGCGATATACTGAATTACTCGGTCAACTTGACCTGGATTTACAGAAAAAGCAGCATATCCATCTTGCCAGTAAAAATTAGCAAGGTCCTCTCCTTTTGTCTTAATCCATTTTGATGAATGGGATTTTACTACCTCCACTAATTTCATTAATGCAATTTTTTTAGATAAAGCACATAAAATATGGACATGGTCAAGATAACCACCTACTATTATTGGTATACTTTCACGATTCATACACATACCGGCTAAATAAGCAAACAACTCCTTTTCTATTTCTTTTGAAATAAATGGTTGACGGTGCTTTGTGCTAAATACAATATGAACATAATTTTTTACTAAGGATTGTCCCATTTTAGATGTTGGTATTTTTCATTTATTTATGATGTTGTGAAGGGCTATGCCCTTCACAAATATAGAGCGCCCCGATGGGGCTTGATAGAGTATTTTTGGATGATTTTTTTTGTTGTTTTGGTTAGGAAGGGCATGAAGTTGTGAAGGGCTATGCCCTTCACAAATATAGAGCGCCCCGATGGGGCTTGATAGAGAATTTTTTTATGATTTTTTTGTGTTTTGGTCAGAAAGGACAGTGCCCTTCAAGAATACCACATAAAGCCCCAACGGGGCGCACTATTATGGTGAAGGGCAAAGCCCTTCATCACTACGAGTAAAAATCATCCAAAAAACCAAAGGGCACCCATTATGATGAGTTGGACTTAGCTAATTGCCGTTTGTTACCCTTGGGAATTTTAGTTATTAATTAACTTTTATGTTACGTGATTTTTCAATTGTTTGAATGTTCTGATTTGGAGAGAACTTCACAAATAGCGTTACAAATTAATAGCTACTTGATTTTTGTTCAGAAGCTTTTTAGTAGGATACCAGGCTGCAACAAAACCAATAAAGAGGACGGTTAGAAGCACCAGCACTAAATCCAAAATTTCCATTTTTACAGGATATGCGTCTACTACAAAGGAGCCACCGCCCGGCATTTTTATCCAGGCAAAATGGATTTGCAAAAAACAAATTATGGTTCCAAATATAATTCCGCTGAGTCCGCCTACTAAGGAAATCATCATTCCTTCGGTCATAAACAATTTTCGAATAAATGCGTGTGTGGCGCCCATGCTTTTTAAGACATGCACATCCTTTTTCTTTTCTATAATTAACATGGTGAGCGAACCAATTACATTGAATGTTGCTATGATTAGAATAAATCCGAGAATTAAGAAAACAGCCCATTTTTCAGAGCGCATTATTTTATACAAAAGCTCATGTTGCTGAAAACGATTTTTTACCTGCATGGAATTTCCTGCAAGCTGTTCTATCTGCTTTTGTACTTTTTGCTTGTCGCTGCCCGGCTTCATCATAATTTCGATGGCAGAAACTTGCTGTGTATAATTCAATATTTTTTTTGCAAAATCAATTGGAACTAGCACATATTTAGAATCAAAATCCTGTTGAATGGCGAAAACTCCGCTGCAGGTAATCGCTTCCGATGAAAATGCATTTTCGGGATTTAAGGTAGTAACAGCTATTCCACGTTTTGGAACGTAAATCGAGAGCGGACTTAACACATCATGAATGTTAAGCGAAAGCTTATTGGCAACACCTTGTCCCACTAATGCAAAATAAGTGCAGTCTTGCTGCAAAATCAATTTACCATCAGCTAGCATGGTATCCAATCCAGTATGTTTTAAATAGCTTGCATCCATGCCCTTTATGGTTGCGATGTATTGCTTATTATGGTATTTTAGTAAGGCATTCTCTTCTATAACTCCAGTGGTGTAAGCAACGCCATCAATTGCATTTAACTTTGAATAGAAGGAAGTATCAGGCATAAAGGTTTTCCCAATTTTTGCCGATATTTCAATATCTGAATCAAATGAATTATAAAGTGAAACAACCAGGTTTTCGAAACCATTAAACACCGAAAGCACTACTATCAATGCCATTGTGCCTACAGTTACTCCGCCAATAGATATAGCGGTAATAATATTGATGGCGTTGTGCGACTTTTTAGAAATCAGGTACCGCTTGGCAATAAAGAGCGAAAGATTCATATCAAAATTTTTCTGCCATCGGTTAAATTTAAAAAACTATTTCCAGGCTTTCACAATCAAACCGGTGCCTGTTGGATGATCCATGTTGGTGTCGAAAAAATTAAGCACGAACGAAATGGGGTATGTTACAAGGTAATAAAAAGGAAGCAGGATATAAAAAAGTTTGGTTTTTCCGAGCATCGTAATTGGGTACTTCATACTTAGTCTCCATGATATTTTTCCGGGTGTACCGTAAGAATAGCGCACATCTGCTTTGCTGAAACCGGCTGATTTTAATTTATCGGCAATTTCCTTTGCATTGTAACCATCACGCACGTGCTCTTCGATAAAGGAAGTTTCTCCATCGCCATGCACATCTGAACCGCCTTGATCTGATGGAGTTGAAATTAAAAGCATTCCACCCTTTTTTAGCGACGCATGAAAATTTTTAAAGACCTGAACATCCTCTAAAATATGTTCCATAACATCCACCGAAAGGATTAGATCAAAGGTATTTTCCTGTTTAAACACAGTTAAATCTTCTACACTAAACTGAACATTGTTTCGTTTCACTTTCTTAAAAAAACTGGCGCAGTCTGCCACCTGATCTTCCTTTACATCCACTGCTTTAATAACCCACTTAGGATTAATTCCGGATAGATAGTAGGAATACTGCCCAAAGCCCATTCCTGCATCTAAAATCGAAATGTAACTGCGTTTTACTTTGTTCCATTCACGAATTTCTTTGTGAATGTGCCAACTGCGTAAAAGGAGTAAATCAAGTAATTTGTAAAAAAGAATTCGAAGTGTGGGAGTAGTGTTAAAAACCTTACCTAATGAGCTTTTAATAGGATCGTAAAACATAGCTTGCTGTAAATGGCTAAATTATTTTTTTAAAAGGGATTCAATTTTCATCGCATAATCGAGTGAGTCATCAATAAAAAACTCAAAATTTGGAATAATGCGCACCTGTTGTTTGATGCGGTCGCCAATGCGTTTCCTAATTTCCTTACTCTGTGTTTTAATCAATTTTAAAGTGGGTTCACGATCTTTCTCCACAAGCATGCTCAAGTAAACCTTTGCAATAGATAAATCGGCACTTACACGCACTGTGGTAACTGTTATAAATGCACGGTTAAATAGGTTCCCGCTTTCGCGTTGAAATAATTCTCCCATCTCCTTTTGCAGGAGGCGTGAAACCTTATTTTGACGTGTTGAATCCATTGCTTTGCAAATGTATTAAAAAGTTTTGTAGCGCTCCGAATACCGATAGTTGTGCGGTTTAATTAAAGGCACTCGTGAACCGCGCCTTTATTTCATTCGGAAGAAAATCTGTATTGGCACTCCTTCAAAATCAAAATTTAGCCGCAACTGATTCTCAATATACCTGCGATACGACTCCTTGATTAATTGCGGTTGATTGCAAAAAAACGCAAAGGAAGGAGCCAAGGTTGGCAATTGAGTACAGAACTTAACTTTAATGTACTGTCCGTTTAACGCAGGTGGCGGATTACTCTGAAAAATGGGCAACATCACCTCATTCAACACATTGGTTTTAATGCGCTGGATGCGGTTTTGATATACCTTAGTTGCCACCTCAAGCGCTTTAAAAATACGTTGTTTGCTCAAGGCAGATATAAATACAATGGGAACATCTTTAAACGGCATAAGCTTCTTGCGGATGCGCTCTTCAAAAGTTTTTGTAGTGTTGTTCTCTTTTTCAACTAAATCCCACTTATTCACCAAAATCACAACACCTTTTCGGTTGCGCTCTGCCAAATGAAATATATTCAAATCTTGTGATTCAATTCCTTCTTTTGCATCCAATACCAGCATGCACACATCACAATTCTCAATGGCTTTGATGGAGCGCATCACCGAATAAAATTCCAAATCCTCGTGTACTTTCCCCTTTTTTCGAACACCTGCTGTATCTACCAATAAAAAATCATGTCCAAAACTTTGGTAACGCGTGTGAATGGTATCGCGCGTGGTTCCTGCAATGTTTGTAACAATGTTACGCTCCTCTCCTACCAAGGCATTTAGCAAAGATGATTTCCCTACATTGGGTCTTCCCACAATGGCAAATTTGGGTAAATCCAATTCTTCTTCGTCCTCATCACTTTTAAAGGATTTCACTACGTCATCGAGCAAATCGCCCGTACCACTTCCATTGATGGAGGAAATGCAATACACATCGCCCAATCCAAGCCCATAAAATTCAGCAGCCCAGGTTTGACGATCGCCATTATCAACCTTATTGGCTATCAAAAAAACTTTCTTTTTGGTTTTGCGCAAGAGGTTGGCTACTTCGCGGTCGTCGTCGGTAATACCAGTTGTAACATCCACAATAAAAAGCAAAATGCTGGCTTCATCAATGGCAATTTTTACTTGCTTTCGGATTTCACCTTCAAAAACATCTTCCGAACCGGTCACATATCCGCCGGTATCAATAATACTGAATTCACGTCCGTTCCACTCACACTTTCCATAATGACGGTCGCGTGTTACACCGCTGAGTTCATCAACGATGGCTGCCCGGGTTTCGGTAAGGCGGTTAAAAAACGTTGATTTTCCTACATTAGGGCGACCAACAATGGCAACGATATTTGGCACGATTACTTATTTTAAATTTACTGTAAATAAAAAAAGCCGCTATAAAAGCGGCTTTTAATAGTAGCGGGGGCCCGACTCGAACGGACGACCTTTGGGTTATGAGCCCAACGAGCTACCAACTGCTCCACCCCGCAATATATCTTTAAGAACTGGTTTTAAATTTTATCCCTCGACTTTAGCGCGCTTTGTGCTTAAATTTTGGGAGTGCAAATATATATTTTGTTTCTTTGTAATCAAAATAAAAAAACAATTGGCACATAAATCCGGTTTTGTAAACATAATTGGCTGTCCCAATGTGGGTAAGTCCACCTTGATGAATGCGCTTGTAGGTGAAAAAATATCGATTATTACCTCTAAGGCACAAACTACTCGGCACCGAATTATGGGAATTGTGAGTGGCGACGACTTTCAAATTGTGTATTCCGATACCCCGGGTGTGCTCGCTCCAAATTACAAATTGCACGAAAGCATGATGAAATTTGTGAGCAGTGCTTTATCTGATGCAGATATTATTTTGTTTGTGACCGATATATTCGAAGATACCAAAATAGATGCGGCAACCTTAGAGAAAATCAAACAAGCTACAGTTCCTGTTATGTTGGTTATAAACAAAGTGGATTTGAGCACACAAGAAAAATTGGAGGAAAAAACTGCTTATTGGAAAAATGAAATCCCCAAGGCCGAAATTATTCCCATGTCGGCGCTTCGTAAGTTTAATGTGAATTATCTTTTCGATCGAATACTTGCCTTATTGCCTGAATCGCCGGCTTATTACGAAAAAGATCAATTTACCGATAAGCCCGAAAAATTCTTTGTTTCGGAAATTATTCGCGAAAAGATTTTGAAATTTTATTCGAAAGAAATTCCCTATTCGGTGGAGGTTGTGGTGGATGAATTTAAAGATGAGCCTACCATTTTAAAAATTCGTTCAGAAATTATGGTTGCCCGCGAATCGCAAAAAGGGATTATTATAGGTCATCAGGGAAAAGCACTTAAAAAAGTTGGAACAGAAGCCCGCCACGACTTGGAAGATTTTTTTCAGAAAAAAGTCTTTTTAGAATTGCACGTAAAAGTGAACAAAGACTGGCGCGACAGCGATTCACAGCTTAAGCGATTCGGTTATAATTTATAATACACACCATGTTTGATTACAAAGAGATTCTTACCGTAAGTATGATATTGTTTGCCGTGATAGATGTCATTGGCTCTATTCCTGTATTGATTGATTTACGGAGCAAAATTGGATTTATTCAAGCAGAAAAAGCCTCGTTGGCATCTTTAGCAATAATGCTTGTTTTTCTTTTTGTGGGCGAGCAAATTCTAGGGTTAATTGGCTTAGATGTAAGCTCTTTTGCCATTGCAGGTTCATTTGTACTCTTTTTTATTGCCATCGAAATGATTTTAGGCATTACACTCTATAAGGATAGCGTGCCGGCCACTGCATCTATTGTGCCTATTGCCTTTCCGTTAATTGCGGGCGCTGGAACTATGACTACCTTGTTATCGCTAAAAGCGCAATATCACGATAGCAACATAATTGTTGCCATTTGCCTTAATATGATTTTTGTGTACTTGGTATTAAAAAACACCAAATACCTGGAGCGTATGCTGGGCCCGGGTGGTATTAATATTGTGCGAAAAGTGTTTGGCGTAATTTTGTTGGCTATTGCAGTAAAGTTATTTCGCACCAATGCTGGGATGTAAGGTATCTAACCTACACCAATTAAGGCAACTGAATCAGCGTAAAGGCTTAAACTTACCAAGTAAAATTTTACCAATTACTTTCACGTAATTTCTCCAGCTAATGCTTTTTTTCTCCTTTTGTACCTTTTTTAAGGTGTAAATTTTTTGTTGATGCTCCGAAAAATAATGGAGCGATGCTTGATTTTTCATTTCACACTAATTTATTTGCCGCAAACATACATGTGCAGTATTACCAAACTGGTAAGAAACAATTAAGGATTGTTCCAGTAGAAAAGATTTTTTCATGAAAAGCAAACAATTTTAATACAGCGACACAACTTGGCGTAGTGGGTTTTCATTTTTGTAAAAAATATTAAACCTATGAACGACTACTTATTTCTTACCGGACTCACCGTAACCTTGCTGGCGGGATCGTATTTTGTAAAATCAATGGTAATGGCCAGTGTGCAAGTTATTAAAGGAATTTTGAATCTATTTGATTGAGGGGTCAAGGCCTTATTTATGAATAAGCCGTTTTGCTTCTTTCAAATAAGCATGAGTTACGCGCCACCATAAGCGTTATTTCCTGTTCTTATCCTTGTTAGCTAAGCGATGCGCTAATAGCGTGATGATATACCTTTAACGAAGGTTCTTACTTGCTTTTAAATAGGACACTTCCAAAATCATATTTTATCATAATCGTCTTAACAAATCTGCGTTCCATTTAAGCCGCCCTAAAAGCTTCCAAAATCCCAAATCCTTAATCCTTATTCAATCGCCACTTTCCAATTCCTTAAGAATCTTATTTACATCCTCTTCGGTGCTGCTGAGTTTGCTTTTACATATTTTTATAAGCAATGCAGCACGTTTCACTTTTTCGGAAAGTTCATCAACCGAAATTTCTCCTTCTTCCATTTCGCTAACAATTCTCTGAAGCTCCTGAAAGGCTTCGCTGTAATTTATTTTTTCGCTCATGATTTTTTCTTGTTGTCTGGGTTCACGGTACTTTTTATAATTCCTTTTAAAAGTTGTGTGCTGATTTCATCACCCGCCTTTACTTGTGTGCTCTTTGTGATGGCTTTTCCGTTTAACAAAGTTATGCTATACCCTCTTTTTAACACATTACTTGGATGTAAAATCGACACATTTTTTTCGAGGTGACTGAGCTCCTTATTTTTATTGATATAGAAGGTATTTTTATTTCGGGTTAACTCAACTTGCTGCACGAGGATACTCTCCTTTTCATTTTGAAAAATAGTTTGCACTGATTTTAATACGGTTCGGGAAACGCTCTTTATTTCGCTGCGGTTGGTGCTCAGCACATTCTCGCAGCGTGAGCGAAAGAGCTTTATTTCGGATTGAAATTTTGTTTTCGATTCGCGCAGCAAACGCATTGATTTATCGCTAATCTTGCGTTCCGCATCCTTCACCGGCACCGAAAAATTATGAAATTTTTGGAGCAGGTAGTCGGCCAACTTGGTTGGAGTGATTGCATTTGCATGCGATATGAGTTCACTTACCGTTTCATTTGTAGCATGACCAATCCCGGTAAGGACAGGCAATGGAAATAAGGCAATTTCTTTGGCGAGTGCATAGCTGTTGTAACAGGAAAGCCCAACATCTCCGCCTCCACCACGTATTATAGCTACCACATCAAAATGTGCTTTCACCTTTTTAATTCTTTTTAATTGAGCAATAATGCCGGCTACTGCTTTATCTCCCTGCAAAAGGGAAGGAAAGAGTAAATGAAAGAATTTGTAATTCCATTCATTGTTTTCGATTACCCGCATAAAATCTGCATAACCCTTACTACTCTCCACCGAAATAATTGCAATACGCTGTGGGAGCAATGGAAGCGGAAGCGATTTATTTAAATTGTAAATTCCTTCTTCTTTTAATTTAAGAATGGTTTCTTGTTTTTCCCGCTCCAGGTCGCCCAATGTGAAACTGGGATCAATGTCACTAATCAATAGAGACAATCCATGTGCCGGATCGAAGGTGATTTTTGCGAGGAACAAAATTTTTATTCCATCTTTTAAAGGTTCCTTCAAAACAGCTAAAAAATTGTTGTTGGCATGCTGAAAATCGTCTCGCCACAAAATGGCTTTAACTTGTGCAATCACTTTTCCATCCTGCTTCTCCACCAACTCCGGGTAACAGTGACCCGATTGTTTGTAAAAATTCAGTTTATTCATTTCGGCCTTTACCCAAAAGGCAGAGGTATAGCGCTCCTTAAGCGTTTTTTGTATGCTTTGGCTCACCTCCAAAAGGGAGTAAATCTTTTTATCGTTTATTTTTTCAGGCAAGCTACTTTTAGAAAAACAAGTGTACTTAAGACTCAAAGATAAGCCGATAACAATAGTACAAATTTGCAGTGATTCTTACAATCCAATGATTGTATTGCAATCAATAGCGCGACTATATTGCAGTCGATGAAGGAATTAATTTTAATTAAACACAAAAAAAAGTTAGCCTATTTGCTTAATGGAATACCATCTTAGCTGCAATCCTGACATTATACAGCTTTGTTCTAATTTCGTATACCGATTGAATTCCTTTCCTGAAATTTGGCTTTCATTTGAACTTTACTTACTTTTGACGTAAGTATATAAAAGAGCGCATGATTATTACTTTTGGAGACAAAGACTCAAAGAAAATTTGGGAAGGTGAACGAGTGAAAAGATTGTCGACAGAGATTCAAGAAATTGCTAGACGTAAACTAAGAATGCTTAACAATTCTCAAGACCTTAACGATTTGCTAATACCTCCTTCCAACAGACTTGAAAAGCTAAAAGGAAATTATAAAGACTTCTACTCTATCCGTATTAATAATCAATGGCGAATAATTTTTAAATGGAATAATGGTAACGCTGACGAAGTAGAAATTATTGATTATCACTAAATGACAAATGAAATGAAAAAGCTAAAAAACATTCACCCTGGAGAAATTCTTAAAGAAGAGTTTTTAATGCCTCTTGAAATTAGCGCTTATAGACTCTCCTTAGACATCGGAATTCCACAGACTCGCGTTTCTGCAATCATAAAAGGAAACAGAAGAATTACTGCGGACACAGCGCTTAGACTTTCTAAATATTTTGGAAATTCTGCAAAATTCTGGCTTGGACTTCAAGACGATTTTGACATTGAAGAAGAAAAAGATCAGAAGAAGGCAGAACTAAACGCGATAAAGCTGTGCACTCGCAACGCCGCATAACAGCGGCTTTGCGCATTCTTATTTGAGGAGGAATGAAGGTAAATAAGCTTTGAAGTTCGAAGAAAGTTTCTGGAATAAAATATTGCAATATAAATTTCGGTAAGGATTTTTTTCTTTATTGTACTATTTTCGGCTGACCGACCACATTGCGAAAGCTCAAAATAAAATACAGCGTTAAGCCGAAAACAATTTACACGCTCTTTTAAATTAAATTTTTGCCTTCGTGATCTTAGCGTATTTCATTGTGATCTTAGTGGCTAAAAAATTCAAACGCATTTCTCAAAAACAAATCACTTGAAAGAATCGTTCTTTTGCTCAAGCTATTCTTCTTAACCCAAAAGCGGATTTTAAGAATTATAATGAACGCATCAATCGTAACAATAGCATTGTTAAAACTTCAAGTTTTAGCTTCAGTTTTTATACAGCTTTCTTCCTGCTTGCCCTTCCACAGCAATAAAATAAATGCCTTTAGGCAGCGCTTGCAAATTCACAACATTTTGTTCCCGATTTAAAACTTCGGAATAAACACTTTCTCCTAATGTATTTAGGATGTTCATTTTTAAAGCCTTTGTTCCGGGTTTTAACTGAATAATTAACGCTTCATTGAATGGATTGGGAAAGCAGGAATAAATCAGTTGCTCATTTAATTCTGTTATCGCATTTGGAGCATTGGTGGTAAACACTACTTCATTGCCATAAGCGGTTCCGGTGTTGTTTGTTGCATAGGCTCTAACGTAATAAGTAGTGCTCGGCAATAAACCAATTAAATTACTGGTAAAAGTTCCAGCACCACTTCCGCCTGAAACAATGCTATTGGCTAGGGTTGGATTGGGCGTTAATGCAAAACAAATGCCCCGAGAACTCACCGCTGAACCTCCTATACTGGTTACTTCTCCTCCACTAGTCGCCGTTACATCGGTAATAGAAGTTACAGTTGCTGTTGTTATGGATGCCAAAATAGGTGCAGTAGTTGTAAAAACACGATCAATGCCATAAGCTGTGCCGACTGCAGAAGTTGCGAAAGCGCGCACATGATAGGTAGTTCCGGGTAATAAGCCTGTTAATGTGCTCGTAAACGCTCCTAATCCTGTACCAGAGGTAATAACCGAATTGGCGATTGTTGGATTACTAGTGGTGGCATAACATACCCCCTTTGCTGTAACGGGTGAAGAACCGGCAGCCATAGCACTGCCACCGGAATGAGCGGTAGTATCCGTTATCGCTGTAACCGCTGCCGTTGATACAGTAGCCAAAACTGCTGTTGCTGTGGTAAAAGACACTTCTTGCCCATAATTGGTGCCAACCGAATTAGTTGCATAAGCTCGGATGTAATACTTTGTTGCACCATTGAGTC
The sequence above is a segment of the Bacteroidota bacterium genome. Coding sequences within it:
- the tnpA gene encoding IS200/IS605 family transposase, with amino-acid sequence MGQSLVKNYVHIVFSTKHRQPFISKEIEKELFAYLAGMCMNRESIPIIVGGYLDHVHILCALSKKIALMKLVEVVKSHSSKWIKTKGEDLANFYWQDGYAAFSVNPGQVDRVIQYIANQRQHHEKRNFQNELRVIFKRYKMEYDEAYIWD
- a CDS encoding ABC transporter permease, with amino-acid sequence MNLSLFIAKRYLISKKSHNAINIITAISIGGVTVGTMALIVVLSVFNGFENLVVSLYNSFDSDIEISAKIGKTFMPDTSFYSKLNAIDGVAYTTGVIEENALLKYHNKQYIATIKGMDASYLKHTGLDTMLADGKLILQQDCTYFALVGQGVANKLSLNIHDVLSPLSIYVPKRGIAVTTLNPENAFSSEAITCSGVFAIQQDFDSKYVLVPIDFAKKILNYTQQVSAIEIMMKPGSDKQKVQKQIEQLAGNSMQVKNRFQQHELLYKIMRSEKWAVFLILGFILIIATFNVIGSLTMLIIEKKKDVHVLKSMGATHAFIRKLFMTEGMMISLVGGLSGIIFGTIICFLQIHFAWIKMPGGGSFVVDAYPVKMEILDLVLVLLTVLFIGFVAAWYPTKKLLNKNQVAINL
- a CDS encoding class I SAM-dependent methyltransferase, with the protein product MFYDPIKSSLGKVFNTTPTLRILFYKLLDLLLLRSWHIHKEIREWNKVKRSYISILDAGMGFGQYSYYLSGINPKWVIKAVDVKEDQVADCASFFKKVKRNNVQFSVEDLTVFKQENTFDLILSVDVMEHILEDVQVFKNFHASLKKGGMLLISTPSDQGGSDVHGDGETSFIEEHVRDGYNAKEIADKLKSAGFSKADVRYSYGTPGKISWRLSMKYPITMLGKTKLFYILLPFYYLVTYPISFVLNFFDTNMDHPTGTGLIVKAWK
- the rbfA gene encoding 30S ribosome-binding factor RbfA, producing MDSTRQNKVSRLLQKEMGELFQRESGNLFNRAFITVTTVRVSADLSIAKVYLSMLVEKDREPTLKLIKTQSKEIRKRIGDRIKQQVRIIPNFEFFIDDSLDYAMKIESLLKK
- the der gene encoding ribosome biogenesis GTPase Der; this translates as MPNIVAIVGRPNVGKSTFFNRLTETRAAIVDELSGVTRDRHYGKCEWNGREFSIIDTGGYVTGSEDVFEGEIRKQVKIAIDEASILLFIVDVTTGITDDDREVANLLRKTKKKVFLIANKVDNGDRQTWAAEFYGLGLGDVYCISSINGSGTGDLLDDVVKSFKSDEDEEELDLPKFAIVGRPNVGKSSLLNALVGEERNIVTNIAGTTRDTIHTRYQSFGHDFLLVDTAGVRKKGKVHEDLEFYSVMRSIKAIENCDVCMLVLDAKEGIESQDLNIFHLAERNRKGVVILVNKWDLVEKENNTTKTFEERIRKKLMPFKDVPIVFISALSKQRIFKALEVATKVYQNRIQRIKTNVLNEVMLPIFQSNPPPALNGQYIKVKFCTQLPTLAPSFAFFCNQPQLIKESYRRYIENQLRLNFDFEGVPIQIFFRMK
- the era gene encoding GTPase Era: MAHKSGFVNIIGCPNVGKSTLMNALVGEKISIITSKAQTTRHRIMGIVSGDDFQIVYSDTPGVLAPNYKLHESMMKFVSSALSDADIILFVTDIFEDTKIDAATLEKIKQATVPVMLVINKVDLSTQEKLEEKTAYWKNEIPKAEIIPMSALRKFNVNYLFDRILALLPESPAYYEKDQFTDKPEKFFVSEIIREKILKFYSKEIPYSVEVVVDEFKDEPTILKIRSEIMVARESQKGIIIGHQGKALKKVGTEARHDLEDFFQKKVFLELHVKVNKDWRDSDSQLKRFGYNL
- a CDS encoding MarC family protein, with product MFDYKEILTVSMILFAVIDVIGSIPVLIDLRSKIGFIQAEKASLASLAIMLVFLFVGEQILGLIGLDVSSFAIAGSFVLFFIAIEMILGITLYKDSVPATASIVPIAFPLIAGAGTMTTLLSLKAQYHDSNIIVAICLNMIFVYLVLKNTKYLERMLGPGGINIVRKVFGVILLAIAVKLFRTNAGM
- the xseB gene encoding exodeoxyribonuclease VII small subunit, yielding MSEKINYSEAFQELQRIVSEMEEGEISVDELSEKVKRAALLIKICKSKLSSTEEDVNKILKELESGD
- the xseA gene encoding exodeoxyribonuclease VII large subunit; the encoded protein is MPEKINDKKIYSLLEVSQSIQKTLKERYTSAFWVKAEMNKLNFYKQSGHCYPELVEKQDGKVIAQVKAILWRDDFQHANNNFLAVLKEPLKDGIKILFLAKITFDPAHGLSLLISDIDPSFTLGDLEREKQETILKLKEEGIYNLNKSLPLPLLPQRIAIISVESSKGYADFMRVIENNEWNYKFFHLLFPSLLQGDKAVAGIIAQLKRIKKVKAHFDVVAIIRGGGGDVGLSCYNSYALAKEIALFPLPVLTGIGHATNETVSELISHANAITPTKLADYLLQKFHNFSVPVKDAERKISDKSMRLLRESKTKFQSEIKLFRSRCENVLSTNRSEIKSVSRTVLKSVQTIFQNEKESILVQQVELTRNKNTFYINKNKELSHLEKNVSILHPSNVLKRGYSITLLNGKAITKSTQVKAGDEISTQLLKGIIKSTVNPDNKKKS
- a CDS encoding type II toxin-antitoxin system RelE/ParE family toxin encodes the protein MIITFGDKDSKKIWEGERVKRLSTEIQEIARRKLRMLNNSQDLNDLLIPPSNRLEKLKGNYKDFYSIRINNQWRIIFKWNNGNADEVEIIDYH
- a CDS encoding HigA family addiction module antidote protein; protein product: MKKLKNIHPGEILKEEFLMPLEISAYRLSLDIGIPQTRVSAIIKGNRRITADTALRLSKYFGNSAKFWLGLQDDFDIEEEKDQKKAELNAIKLCTRNAA